The Lactuca sativa cultivar Salinas chromosome 2, Lsat_Salinas_v11, whole genome shotgun sequence genome includes a window with the following:
- the LOC111916261 gene encoding probable sodium/metabolite cotransporter BASS4, chloroplastic isoform X2 — protein sequence MAGTLKTLTNLISPVTVTAHLRSQNSKSNDRSFDAINNLFISRKVRSVRRTLIIRNHANSDQVQGNGGPNPNESPRKSGFLSFPVLAEPLLSFASSNFLPLALIGGVALGLANPGPGCLAHRYQLSIVSTFGIFVISGLRLRSEDIGAAAEAWPVGLFGLASILLFTPLLSKIILQLRFQPQEFVTGLALFSCMPTTLSSGVALTRLAGGNCALALAMTVASSLLAIMMAFRESFKGLAEFVDNNNQLLSVLSVILLSLVPWIQVSRSRPLLVMVKPEAFLVAVMMGALLHLILLGFNATSIRCLCAVSGGSKSIFAKKKNSTALLLIASQKALPVLVAVVDQLGGTFGEPGLLIIPCVAAHLNQIIMDSFLITFWNKKDQSLANT from the exons ATGGCGGGAACACTTAAAACCCTAACAAATCTCATTTCTCCAGTAACCGTAACCGCTCATCTCCGATCGCAGAACTCAAAGTCCAATGATCGGTCATTCGATGCTATTAATAACTTGTTCATATCTCGAAAGGTCCGTTCAGTTAGAAGAACACTCATCATCAGAAACCACGCAAATTCCGATCAG GTTCAGGGAAATGGAGGTCCGAATCCAAATGAGTCTCCACGAAAGTCTGGTTTCTTGAGCTTTCCGGTCCTAGCAGAACCTTTACTGAGTTTTGCTTCTAGCAATTTTCTTCCATTGG CTCTTATTGGAGGAGTAGCATTGGGCCTTGCAAATCCTGGTCCTGGTTGTCTCGCCCATAGATATCAATTATCTATAGTTAGCACTTTTGGGATATTTGTCATATCAG GATTGAGATTGCGTAGTGAAGATATTGGTGCAGCTGCTGAAGCATGGCCAGTTGGACTCTTTGGGCTA GCTTCAATTTTGTTGTTTACTCCTCTCCTTTCCAAAATTATCCTGCAACTTCGCTTCCAACCTCAAGAATTTGTTACAG GACTAGCTCTTTTTAGCTGTATGCCTACAACATTATCAAGTGGAGTTGCTCTAACCCGG CTTGCTGGAGGAAATTGTGCTTTGGCTCTTGCTATGACTGTAGCATCCAGTTTGTTGGCAATTATGATG GCTTTTCGGGAATCCTTTAAAG GCCTGGCAGAATTTGTTGATAATAACAATCAGCTCTTATCTGTACTAAGTGTAATATTACTTAGTTTG GTCCCATGGATACAAGTGAGCAGATCAAGGCCTCTACTTGTGATGGTTAAGCCTGAAGCTTTTCTTGTAGCTGTCATGATGGGAGC GTTGCTGCACCTGATACTATTAGGTTTCAATGCCACATCAATTCGTTGCCTATGTGCTGTATCTGGTGGTAGCAAATCAATCTTTGCAAAAAAGAAAAATTCTACTGCCCTCTTACTTATCGCAAGTCAG AAAGCTTTGCCAGTGCTGGTTGCGGTGGTGGATCAACTTGGTGGCACATTTGGTGAACCAGGATTACTAATCATCCCCTGTGTCGCAGCACATTTAAACCAG ATCATCATGGACTCTTTTCTCATAACCTTTTGGAACAAAAAAGATCAGTCGCTTGCCAATACCTAG
- the LOC111916261 gene encoding probable sodium/metabolite cotransporter BASS4, chloroplastic isoform X1 has protein sequence MAGTLKTLTNLISPVTVTAHLRSQNSKSNDRSFDAINNLFISRKVRSVRRTLIIRNHANSDQVQGNGGPNPNESPRKSGFLSFPVLAEPLLSFASSNFLPLALIGGVALGLANPGPGCLAHRYQLSIVSTFGIFVISGLRLRSEDIGAAAEAWPVGLFGLASILLFTPLLSKIILQLRFQPQEFVTGLALFSCMPTTLSSGVALTRLAGGNCALALAMTVASSLLAIMMVPFSISKLIASGLGASVPTEQLFRRLIVTLLIPLILGKAFRESFKGLAEFVDNNNQLLSVLSVILLSLVPWIQVSRSRPLLVMVKPEAFLVAVMMGALLHLILLGFNATSIRCLCAVSGGSKSIFAKKKNSTALLLIASQKALPVLVAVVDQLGGTFGEPGLLIIPCVAAHLNQIIMDSFLITFWNKKDQSLANT, from the exons ATGGCGGGAACACTTAAAACCCTAACAAATCTCATTTCTCCAGTAACCGTAACCGCTCATCTCCGATCGCAGAACTCAAAGTCCAATGATCGGTCATTCGATGCTATTAATAACTTGTTCATATCTCGAAAGGTCCGTTCAGTTAGAAGAACACTCATCATCAGAAACCACGCAAATTCCGATCAG GTTCAGGGAAATGGAGGTCCGAATCCAAATGAGTCTCCACGAAAGTCTGGTTTCTTGAGCTTTCCGGTCCTAGCAGAACCTTTACTGAGTTTTGCTTCTAGCAATTTTCTTCCATTGG CTCTTATTGGAGGAGTAGCATTGGGCCTTGCAAATCCTGGTCCTGGTTGTCTCGCCCATAGATATCAATTATCTATAGTTAGCACTTTTGGGATATTTGTCATATCAG GATTGAGATTGCGTAGTGAAGATATTGGTGCAGCTGCTGAAGCATGGCCAGTTGGACTCTTTGGGCTA GCTTCAATTTTGTTGTTTACTCCTCTCCTTTCCAAAATTATCCTGCAACTTCGCTTCCAACCTCAAGAATTTGTTACAG GACTAGCTCTTTTTAGCTGTATGCCTACAACATTATCAAGTGGAGTTGCTCTAACCCGG CTTGCTGGAGGAAATTGTGCTTTGGCTCTTGCTATGACTGTAGCATCCAGTTTGTTGGCAATTATGATG GTGCCTTTTTCTATATCAAAACTAATAGCTTCTGGACTTGGGGCATCTGTTCCAACTGAGCAATTGTTCAGAAGACTTATCGTCACACTTTTGATACCCTTGATTTTGGGGAAG GCTTTTCGGGAATCCTTTAAAG GCCTGGCAGAATTTGTTGATAATAACAATCAGCTCTTATCTGTACTAAGTGTAATATTACTTAGTTTG GTCCCATGGATACAAGTGAGCAGATCAAGGCCTCTACTTGTGATGGTTAAGCCTGAAGCTTTTCTTGTAGCTGTCATGATGGGAGC GTTGCTGCACCTGATACTATTAGGTTTCAATGCCACATCAATTCGTTGCCTATGTGCTGTATCTGGTGGTAGCAAATCAATCTTTGCAAAAAAGAAAAATTCTACTGCCCTCTTACTTATCGCAAGTCAG AAAGCTTTGCCAGTGCTGGTTGCGGTGGTGGATCAACTTGGTGGCACATTTGGTGAACCAGGATTACTAATCATCCCCTGTGTCGCAGCACATTTAAACCAG ATCATCATGGACTCTTTTCTCATAACCTTTTGGAACAAAAAAGATCAGTCGCTTGCCAATACCTAG
- the LOC111916262 gene encoding diphosphomevalonate decarboxylase 2, whose translation MGGEAEKWVLMVTARTPTNIAVIKYWGKRDETLILPINDSISVTLDPSHLCTTTTVSVSPSFDQDRMWLNGKEISLQGGRFQSCLREIRARAQDVEDKKKGIKINKEDWQKLNLHIASYNNFPTAAGLASSAAGLACLVFSLAKLMNLKEDNSQLSAIARQGSGSACRSLYGGFVKWCMGKEENGSDSLAVQLADEKHWDELVIIIAVVSARQKETSSTSGMRDTVETSALIEHRAKEVVPKRITEMEGAIQNRDFATFARLACTDSNQFHAVCLDTYPPIFYMNDTSHRIISCVEKWNRAEETPQVAYTFDAGPNAVMIARNRKTAALLLQRLLYNFPPQSDTDLDSYIIGDKSILQDAGIKDMKDVEALTAPPEVKDKIPTQKSKGDVSYFICTRPGGGPVVLSDETHALLDPLTGLPK comes from the exons ATGGGAGGTGAAGCGGAGAAATGGGTGTTGATGGTGACAGCGAGAACGCCGACGAACATAGCGGTGATCAAGTACTGGGGGAAGAGAGATGAAACATTGATATTACCGATCAACGATAGCATCAGTGTCACTCTCGATCCAAGTCACCTTTGTACCACAACCACCGTCTCTGTCAGCCCTAGCTTTGATCAAGATCGCATGTGGCTTAACGGCAAG GAGATATCTCTTCAAGGAGGTAGATTCCAGAGTTGTTTAAGAGAAATCCGTGCTCGTGCTCAAGATGTAGAGGACAAGAAGAAAGGTATCAAAATCAACAAAGAGGATTGGCAAAAACTTAATCTGCACATTGCTTCATACAACAATTTCCCAACAGCCGCAGGTTTGGCTTCCTCAGCAGCTGGTCTTGCTTGCCTAG TTTTTTCCCTTGCGAAGCTGATGAATCTGAAAGAAGATAACAGTCAACTTTCTGCCATTGCTAG GCAAGGTTCAGGCAGTGCTTGTCGCAGTTTATATGGTGGATTTGTCAAGTGGTGTATGGGAAAA GAAGAAAATGGCAGTGACAGCCTTGCTGTTCAACTTGCAGATGAGAAGCATTGGGACGAACTTGTAATTATCATTGCTGTG GTAAGTGCACGACAGAAGGAAACCAGTAGCACTTCAGGAATGCGTGACACTGTTGAAACAAGCGCACTTATTGAACATAGAGCCAAG GAAGTTGTGCCAAAACGTATAACTGAAATGGAAGGTGCAATACAAAACCGGGATTTCGCGACTTTTGCACGTTTAGCTTGTACAGACAGCAATCAGTTCCATGCAGTTTGCCTTGACACATACCCTCCTATTTTCTATATGAATGACACATCCCATAG aataatcagcTGTGTTGAGAAATGGAATCGTGCAGAAGAAACACCTCAG GTGGCATACACCTTTGATGCAGGGCCAAATGCAGTTATGATTGCACGCAACAGGAAAACTGCTGCTCTTCTACTCCAGAGGCTGCTTTATAACTTCCCTCCTCAATCGGATACTGATTTGGACAG CTACATAATTGGGGACAAGTCGATTCTACAAGATGCTGGGATTAAGGATATGAAGGATGTTGAAGCTTTGACTGCTCCCCCGGAAGTCAAAGACAAAATTCCGACCCAGAAATCCAAGGGAGATGTTAGTTACTTCATCTGCACAAGACCTGGTGGTGGTCCGGTTGTGCTGTCGGATGAAACTCATGCTCTTCTTGACCCGCTCACTGGCTTGCCTAAGTAA